Genomic segment of Apium graveolens cultivar Ventura chromosome 7, ASM990537v1, whole genome shotgun sequence:
CACAACATTACTTCGAGTCAGAATAGGGTTATATTTTATTACAATTATGAACAAAAAGTTTTGGACATGACTGATTAATAGTGGATAACAGATATGATTGCACAGTGTAGTGCATTAACAAAGAAACTATACCAGAAATCACAGTACTCCAATATCGTAGACAGTTCGTGTTGACAAAAGAAAAATAGTTGGAAATCTTGATGCTCTGAATCGAGCTATGACAACATACCATGCACAATTACCAAGAAATATGAATGCATCGTTGAACAGAATATATGCAGTATATAACATCAACTGCACCTGCAACATGAGATTAACTGGTCCTTCAGTAGCTGTATAGGGAAATTCTCCAGTACCACACTCAAAAAGTGCAAGACCGAGGCTCCAAATATCAGCTGGATATGAGTAGCTTTCGTTTCTAATTCTCTCAGGTGACATGTATGTAACAGTTCCAACAAAAGTGGCACACTGAGAgacaaaatattttttaagtttAAAATTTTCCTCGTATAGGAGCCTAATATGTAATGTTGCACAAGTTGTGACCAACATAAAAATAAGTTAGCCCAAGAAACAAAGAGGTAAAAGTGAATTGTGTTATCTAGCTGTCACTAACCATGGCCATCGAATTTTCTAAACCAGCACTTATGCCAAAATCTGTTATCTTTGGCTCCCCCTTTAGATTTACTAGCAAATTTGCTGGTTTTATGTCTCTGTGAACTAGGTGTCTAACTCCGTGCAAGTAACTCAGGCCCTGTTAATTTAAGTACAAAGTGAACATTACTGAAGAAGTATATACAGCATATATGATAAAAGAAGATACAAGCGGAACTGAAGGAAGGATGCTTACATGCAAGAGTTTTCTAACCATTAAAGAAAGCACTTCTTCTGGTATCTGCTTCCGTACTCGTATAATGTCTGCAAGGGAACCCCCATCCATATATTCTAATGCTATGCTGATTTGCCCAGAGTCAGGAGTATAAAACGCTCCGTAGAATTCAACAAGACCCTGATAACATGGTGCCTCACATAATGTTCTTATCTCAGTGAGAAGCTGTTGCCTTTTCTCCTGATAGACATATTTGTACAAGTTACTGAATACAAGACATTAGGCTAATTTGCTAGGACAGATTGTGTTAGTGTGTACTGCATCCTCAGATGTATCATGACTGTATAAGTTTAGCAAAAGTTGCAATAAATGGTGTCCCAGAATAGTTTCAACATCCTTGGGGGAATCCAAAGTGTGCCTATTATAGTACTGGTTCTTTTTCCTTGGTTTACTATTACTGCATAGATCTAAATTTTACATTTTTATCACTTTTCTTGTACATTTCTATAGGATGACAATGCCTGATCAGAGGAGTTTACAATCCCATAGATATGAATTAAAAAGTTGTTTGAAATCTAGTCCTATAGGATAATAGTGCTCTAAATTTAGAAAAGTAAGGTAATAGTCTCGGGAATGTTATATGTCGCCTATAGAAAGATTAGGCATCCGACTGCATGGGACAGGTGAGTTGTTTTGCATCTTGATTTTTGATTTGCCTTAGGTCCTCTCTAATAGCAATAACAAATTGTTATCCTTATCAATCAAAATATTCCTCTGCATTGGTATATTAGTAGAAGGAAGGAAGATGGATAAAATATGCATACCTTCTCAAATATATTAATCTTCTTCAAGGCAATAATTCTATGCATCGGTATATGAATAGCTCTTTGAACAACACTACTTGCACCACTACCGATGGCCCCAAAAACCCTCATCTCATGAGAAGCACACTTATATGTCTTTTCACCATGCTCCGAGTCGTCCACTGAGCGCGAAGTGCATTTTTGTAGCCCGAGCTCATTAATGTTGTACACACCATAAGAACGACTTAGTAAATTAACAGTTCCACCATCAGAGAGCTGAAGAAACACATTTTCTTTAATTTAGATCTAAAAAAATGTTTAAATGCACACTAGAATACTCCTTGAGGGAGGAAATGTACCATGTAAGAATCAGAAGGGTCCAAAGTTGATCCACATGAGAAGCCCTTTTCAGCATCAAATAACGGTACAAGCTTCTTTTTTAACTCTTCCAACCCAGCCATGACCAATTGTATCAAAGTTCTCCTTTCCTAACAAGCAGCTGATAAAAGCCAAAATTCCATGACACTTATCCCACCAGCAGATACCAATTACCAACATCTAATATTCTTAGTTAACATTATATTAGGCGAGATATAGTTACGCGTCTTGTTAAAGATATAACATGATTAAATAAAGCCCCCCCCCCCATAATTGAAGTACATAACACATTCATCAACAACCATACCGTTTTTCCTTGAGAAAGCATACAAGTATACCAAGTGAAATCATACATTACAGCAAGGGTAATGTCATCACTTAGAATAAGAATCAGTGATGGTACTCAACATACTGACATATGTGTCTGTTTAATGCAAAGTCAAACTACGTTCAATTCCAGCAAAACTAGTTCCTATCAGTACTAAAAAAGACTAAACCGATATTGGCAGGTTCAAGTCATATCCATAAAAAACTAATGTTATATAAGCATCCATTAACTGGCTAATTTGTATCCAATTTACAAACAAATTTGAGGTAGAGACAATCCATCACAAAAAGAAGCTTAGAAATGGATCCTTTAAAACTATACAAACATAAAAGCAAGGGCATTTGAGGTtaagaaaaataaaaacaaattgAGATGGTTTTAGCCTCCGAATATATCCCCAAATTAAATTATGAagaaatgagagagagagagagagagagagagggagggagagggagagggagagggagagggagggagagagagagagagagagagagagagagagttaaaAACCCTAAAATTGAGATTGAGTAAAAGGCAATTATAGCGATACAAAATGACAACGAAGAGAGAATATAATTCGAACCGGCATCAGGAAAAAGGTTAGAAGGTGATGAGTTGCAGTATTGAAAGTTGAAACCAATCCAAGTAAAGGGACAATATGCAAAATTGATGGTGGCGTCCAATATTATGGTGTTTTCCGGTGAATCGTCAGCACATTTTTCTACCCAAGCTCAAAATCACTTGCTCTtctaatattataaatattacaaaaaatcAATGTTATAAATATTCGTAATAGGAATGAGAGGCCGGCTAAGAGGTTTGTTCAATTTTAATTATCCACTATCATAACACGTGCTATGCGCGGGTTATTTTTAAAAGATGAACctaaatattattttttagttAAAATTGTCCAAATTGTCATTTTTGAGAAAGAAAGCCCAAAATATCACTTCATAATAGTACATAATATCTCATTTCTTGTACTCACCTAAACGTCACACGAACTGACGTTTTACtgttattttaaattccaaattTTTAAACATTTCAACATTATCATATAGGAGCCCAGAAACTTAAACTCAACTGATTCAATCCGGTGTGCTTCAGACGATTTTTTCTTACTGCTTGCTTCGTGCTCTTCTCCTCTTCATCCCTCTTGCTTTATACAATTTCTGATTTGCTGGATACTTGTCCTAGGTATTGGAATTGATACGAATTACGGTTTATTGTTGTTCATCCTCAGAAATCATGGAATTACATGTatattttttgtttattttttaaaTTGATTCAATATTTTTGGATCATGAGATGCAATTAGTTAATCTGTGTTATTTCATTCAATTAGTTCATCCGTGTTTTCCCCTTTTTAATACATTTTCTTACTAAATATTTTAGAGTGAACAGTGAATACATAGTACTTCAAATCTAATGACAGTAGTTGTTAAGGGGTTTGTGATCCTCCGGTATAATACTTGTTGTTGGTGGCTAATACCCAGTGTCAATCCCGCTTAAATATTTTGCAATGACTAACCATACTAGAACTGTATGATTACCTCTACTGTCATCGATCTCATATTACCCATATATGTTGCCCAATACATTAGGCACACTCTTGATATATTGGATTAAAATTCAGATGTCATCAAGGCAAGGGTTAAGTAGTACAAGGATCCTGCACATACAAGGATGGGAAAATGTTCGGTAAATATTATTGTATCCAATTTGGTACCTCCGTTATATTTCAAGCAGTTAATTAAGGCTAACAATGAGTTAGGTTAGTTAGCTTCCCACCAATTTCCACCCGAGCACTATTTGAATTATTTCCATTAGAATCATCACTTCGTCCATCTTTCTTGATCTGATCAAATATATATAGTAACAAAGTAATTAGATTAggttacatatatatatatatatatatatatatatatatatatatgtactggTAAATATTGTTTATCATTACTGCATGGTGAGAGGTTTTGTTTGAGGTATTAGGAGAATAAACTTCTTGGCCACCATAGAAAATAGATGAGCTATAGTAGCAAGGGTTTGATAACTCATTTTGATTGTAAATCGTGACTTCTAGTTTACCCTATTTTATATCTCTTGTTTATCCGTCTTAATATTGGTTTCTGAGTTGATCATTACTTATTTTCCATGTTAACGTGTTTATGACAAATACTAATATATTACCATTTTGTGGTTATATACCAAGACACTAGATCATTCCTAACCACACTTTCTTTTTCATATGTTTTTTGGCTGATTAGTAGGCCAAACCTGTTCCATTCTCGTGCCTTTCTGCATTTTTAAGATATCTTTCTTTCAATCTATGTAATCTTTTGCCATTGAACTTATCAAACTTGTCAACACTATTGTGCGATAACTAGATACCTGTAGGATCTTTATGAGCTGGAAGCTCAACTTCCTAGTTTACAACTCATTATCCTCAATTCTGGACATCTATGTGCCATTAACGACTAAAATCCCAGACCTCAAAATTAAATGTAGACCTAAAATATCTTTTACCCATATAATCATATCATATGATTTTAGTTATCAGAGAAGTTGTTTAACAGTTTGGATGATTTAACAAGGAAATTTAGGTTCACTTTGCCATTCCCTATGCCTGCTTATCCTTTTTATCTGCTGTTCTACAGAATCACATTCCCTGGTTGTTATATAAACTAAGATGTATCTTTAGACTATAAACTAAAATGTATCAAACAAGCCGTCAAAAAAAGAAACTTATGAAGACCATCTTTTATTGTTTTTATTGTTGTTAGTTTATTTAGTTTATAATCTATATTGTGCAATGTTTTTTGAATTTTTTCAAGATGTACTAATATCGTGAATCTTTGCAGGACGTACATCCAGGTCCAGTTAACCTTAACCTTCTTCATCTTCAGCATACACATAGATCTTTAGATATTTGGAGGTTAGGTGGTGATGGTATGTTGAAGTGTCGCCGAAAAAACCCTAATAATGAAGATGATCTTCCACCGCTAGATCTTCGCATGGTCCTTTTACTTTAGTCTACTGGTTTCTATGGTGTTGCTCGAGTAGCATCTTTACAACTGGATTGGAGTCTTATATTAGCTCTTGTTGAGAGATGGCGTCTAGAGACTCATACCTTTCATTTACCTATGAGAGAGGTCACTATTACTCTATAGGATGTTGGTGTTCTTTTTGGACTTCCTGTTGATGGTGATGCTGTTATTTCTGATGTCACCCCTAGCCCTGATATGAGTTGGCGTTCTTATGTTGCTGAGCTTTTTGGTAGAGATCCCGATCCGAAGAGAGACATGAATGGATCTAGAGTTCGGTTATCTTTTATTGCTTCATGTGCTCTAGCACGTTTACCGCAGGATGTATCAGCAGATGATATTCAGTTTCAGGTCTTGTGTTATCTTGTTCATTTGTTTGGTGGTGTACTTTTCACTGATCATTCGGGAGGTCTCTTCCATCCCATATTTCTACATTTTATTCGTGATCTGGACAGTTGCGGAGATTATGCTTATGGTGCCGCAGTTCTTGCATATTTATATAGGGAGTTATGCAAGACAAGCAAAATGGACGTTGATGAGGTTGCTGGTTGTCTACTATTGTTACAGTTATGGGCATGAGAGAGATTGCCCACTCTTACTCCCATTCGCACCTCTTCTACCTTATTTGATGATCGTTTGTGGGAGAGTCAGGTTGCAGCTCCACGTGGTCTCAGATATTTAGCATTTATTAATTTTTTGGGTTTTAGAATCGTTTAAAAGAACTTCATATGATACGAATGGTTAGGGTTTAGGTTATACTTTATTTTCATGTAAGATTAGAATATAATACTTTTTAATTTCTTAGGGTTCATTAATCCCCAAATTGGGTTTTAGAAGCGTTTAAATGAACTTCATATGATACTGAACATGTTAACGTTTAGATGAACTTGATATGATACTGAACGGATTAGGGTTTAAGGCCATTAGGCCCCGGCCCTAAACCCTAGGAACCAGACTTAATTTTCATGTTAGATTATACTTTAACAATTTTTAATTTCTTAGGGTTCATTAATCCCCAATTGGGCTTTAGAAGCGTTTAAATGAACTTCATATGATACGAAACAGGTTGGCGTTTAAATGAACTTGATATGATACTGAACGGGTCAGGGTTTATGGTCCGTGGTTTAGGGCCTAAAGGCCCTAAACCATGGAGTGTAAACCTAATTTTAGCTAGGGTTTAGGGTCGGAACCAGACTTAATTTTCATGTAAGATTATACTTTAACACTTTTTAATTTCTTAGGGTTTATTAATCCCCAAATTGGGATTTGGAAGCGTTTAAATGAACTTCATATGATACTGAATGGGTTAACGTTTAAATGAACTTGATATGATACTGAACGTATTAGGGTTTAAGGCCGTTAGGCCCAGGCCCTAAACCCTAGGAACCAGACTTAATTTTCATGTTAGATTATACTTTAACAATTTTTAATTTCTTAGGGTTCATTAACCCCCAAATTGGGATTTAGAAGCGTTTAAATGAACTTCATATGATACGAAACGGGTTGGCGTTTAAATGAACTTGATATGATACTAAACGGGTCAGGGTTTATGGTCCGTGGTTTAGGGCCTAAAGGCCCTAAATCATGGAGtgtaaaccctaattttagcTAGGGTTTAGGGCCGGAACCAGACTTAATTTTTATAGAAGATTATACTTTAACACTTTTTAATTTCTTAGGGTTTATTAATCCCCAAATTGGGATTTGAAAGCGTTTAAATGAACTTCATATGATACTGAATGGGTTAGCGTTTAAATGAACTTGATATGATACTGAACGTGTTAGGGTTTATGGTTCGTGATTTAGGGCCTTTAGGCCCTAAACCATGGAGCATAAACCCTATGAATCAGACTTAATTTTCATGTTAGATTATACTTTAACACTTTTTAATTTCTTAGGGTTCATTAATCCCCAAATTGGATTTTAGAAGCGTTTAAATAAACTTCATATGATACGGAACGGGTTAGGGTTTAAATGAACGTGATATGATACTTAACGGGTTAGGGTTTATGGTTTGTGGTTTTGGGCCTTTAGGCCCTAAACCATGGAGCGTAAACCCTTATTTTAGCTAGGGTTTAGGGCCGTTAGGCCCTAAACCTTAAGAACCGGACTTAATTTTCATGTAAGATTATACTTTAACACTTTTTAATTTCTTAGGGTTCATTAATCCCCAAATGGAGTTTTAGATGCGTTTAAATGAACTTCATATGATACGGAACGGGTTAATGTTTAAATGAACTTGATATGATATggaattttaatttaaatatgaaacTAACTGTTTATTGTAATGTCATTATAGGTATCTTCATGGTCATTCCTACACTAGTACGGGTGGTCGTACCCTTCCAGTTTTTCGGACGCTATTGGATGGGCTTGGACCATCTCAGTTTGTATGGCAGCCTTACTCTCTCGGCATCATTTTTGATCTTCTTGCTTATTGCTTTATTGGTGAGCATGTTTGGTGCTACTGCGGGCCTTTGATATGTATTTTCATAGTCGAGTTTCACTGCCCTGATAGAGTTGCTAGACAGTTTGGGCTCGTGCAGAGTATACCTGTTGATGTTGTTTACTCGGAGGCCGAGCATAATACAAACTTGAGGGGCAATGACAAAATCAGATGGATTCAGAAACATGCAGCTAGCAAATCTATATGGGCACAACGTTTAGATCATTTATTTGTTGGAGATGTGATTGTTGCTGAGAGTGCAGTGCCTGAGTACCATCCTTGGTATTTAGAGAGGACTGTTAGATTCATATCTCGTGTTGGTGTATTTAATCATCGCATTGTAAGTTttcttcttatttatttaatttattgtATAGGTTGTTTTGCTTTCATAGTTTCATTATAAATGCTTTAGTAATTTCTTTATTTCATTCAAAAATCTTGTAACATGTGTGTCTTTTCTTTGTTTGTTTTTTCAGGATCTTATGTTCAGGCAGATATCTGAGCGGACACAGGTTGTTCTTCCTGATGTGTCTAGTTTTGCTGACCACTGTCGTGATTTTGTCAGTTAGTACATATTACATGGTTTTGATGAGATGCCTGTGGAGGTTCGTCGAGCTAGGCAGTTGGAGGAGAGGCAGCAACGGGCCCATCGAGGTAGATGTGGCGGTGCACGAGCTGCTACTGGTGGCGAGCTAGAGTTTTGGTTGACGATGATCCTGTTGCTGTAGAGCTTGGAGATGATGGTATTCTATTACATACTGATTCTCATGATGTGCCCGAGTCATCTACTCATGTTCGTACTGATCCTATGGTTACGGATCTTGGCGATGATCGGGATCCTCCTGTACATGATATCGTTGCTTATACTATTTCTGTTCATGTGTCGGGATCATCTAGTCGTGTTCAGCATGATCCTCAGATTCTGGATAGGTATGGATATGTTCCCCCTTTTGATCTTGGCTTGACTCCTACTCTCGAGCAGCCTCGTATTGAGGACCCTTCCACTGAGTAGCCTTGTACCGAGGATCCTTCCACTGAACAGCCTCCTCCTTTGTATCATTCTCACCGGCCTACTAAGCGTGTAGCTATGGATTTCTCTATTCCATCATTCAGTCTCCATGTGACACCTACACCTCCTACTGATCCTGATGCCGGTACGGATGTCACTTCTTCATAGAGTACCCATGGCCAGAGTTCCCAGGACCGTCCCGGGAAGTATGGACATTTCTACACTTTTCAAGGTAAACGACGTTCAAAGAGAACTGCTAATCCTCCAAACTGTGGAACAGATGGGCAGAAGTGCGTGAAGAAATGAGAGTAAGCTTAACTTTAAGTTCTTAAGTGTGTGTGTTTAATTGTGTATGTTTATGCATCTTAGTTGTAACTTTAACTGTTTAAGTGTGTGTGCCTTGTCAAATGTATTTCCTAATTTATACTgtatatttaaaaaaatcatttttatgcaGATGATGGAGTGGATTGTGGATTATAGGCACTAATCAAATATTGGAAAATACAGATGATGGAGTCGCTTGTGATTACTTTCTATATTTTTAGGATTTTACTTTTGGAATCTTGTAAAAAAAGTCTAGGAGATTTTGTGTTGTTTATTATGATTCAaactttttaattatttttattcatttATTATTTCGTTGTATTATTTTTTGTTGGTGTTTATTCGTATTTTATGGTGTTTATTTTGTTGTTGTATTATATTTTGTTGGTATTGTATTTTGTATAAGAATCTTTTTATTTTACAGTTTAAGTAGTATTAGAAATTAAATTTGAATAGGGGGATTATAGAACTGTTAAAAAGGAACAGGGCAATGAAACTGAAGTAAAACGGCAGATGAACACCCGTTTAGCAGAAATGCTTCTTTATACCCAGTTTTAttgttttataaaaaaataaatctaaaacgATATTTCATCACCCGTTTTTAGTGTTTTTAAAAAATGAAGCCTAACGGTTGATCGTGTCCCGTGTTACCTATTACATACCcccttttaaaaaaaatataaaaatgaccCTAACGGTCTTTTGTGTTATgttttacatttttttaaaaaaataagccCCGCAACGTTACTTCGTGTCACATTTtggttttataataaaaaaattaaatggTAGAAACGGAGGACGGAGTGCCGTTTTGCCTTCTTATTTGTAACACCCAACAAACGCACACAACTGTATCCTACTTCTCACTTTGCAAACATAACTGTCTCCCGCTTCTCACTTTGCAAACCTAAAATTTAAATATCAAGATAAAAAAatttacataaatatttattaaaattcttaCAGATTTATTAATGGCTTCGGGTTCGGGATCTGGAGCACAATCGATTACGATGATTGCGTGGATTTATACCGATGGTAATATACGACAAACTCAATTAGAGGGTTACGTATATGATAAACCGGTTtctaagcaa
This window contains:
- the LOC141673082 gene encoding mitogen-activated protein kinase kinase 3 isoform X2, giving the protein MAGLEELKKKLVPLFDAEKGFSCGSTLDPSDSYMLSDGGTVNLLSRSYGVYNINELGLQKCTSRSVDDSEHGEKTYKCASHEMRVFGAIGSGASSVVQRAIHIPMHRIIALKKINIFEKEKRQQLLTEIRTLCEAPCYQGLVEFYGAFYTPDSGQISIALEYMDGGSLADIIRVRKQIPEEVLSLMVRKLLHGLSYLHGVRHLVHRDIKPANLLVNLKGEPKITDFGISAGLENSMAMCATFVGTVTYMSPERIRNESYSYPADIWSLGLALFECGTGEFPYTATEGPVNLMLQILEDPSPSPPNDIFTPEFCSFIDACLQKDAEARPTAEQMLTMHYYLLFDGLDELWQHTKTLYTESSVFSFSGKESTGPNDIFKALSSIRATLAGDWPPEKLVHIVEKLQCRAHGKDGVAIRVSGSFIIGNQFLICGDGIQVEGVPNFKDLSIDIPSQRMGTFQEQFIVEAGDVIGRYFIAKQDLYVIQ
- the LOC141674566 gene encoding serine/threonine-protein phosphatase 7 long form homolog, which produces MGKCSDVHPGPVNLNLLHLQHTHRSLDIWRLGGDGMLKCRRKNPNNEDDLPPLDLRMDVGVLFGLPVDGDAVISDVTPSPDMSWRSYVAELFGRDPDPKRDMNGSRVRLSFIASCALARLPQDVSADDIQFQVLCYLVHLFGGVLFTDHSGGLFHPIFLHFIRDLDSCGDYAYGAAVLAYLYRELCKTSKMDVDEVAGFINPQIGIWKRLNELHMILNGYLHGHSYTSTGGRTLPVFRTLLDGLGPSQFVWQPYSLGIIFDLLAYCFIGEHVWCYCGPLICIFIVEFHCPDRVARQFGLVQSIPVDVVYSEAEHNTNLRGNDKIRWIQKHAASKSIWAQRLDHLFVGDVIVAESAVPEYHPWYLERTVRFISRVGVFNHRIDLMFRQISERTQVVLPDVSSFADHCRDFVS
- the LOC141673082 gene encoding mitogen-activated protein kinase kinase 3 isoform X1 produces the protein MAGLEELKKKLVPLFDAEKGFSCGSTLDPSDSYMLSDGGTVNLLSRSYGVYNINELGLQKCTSRSVDDSEHGEKTYKCASHEMRVFGAIGSGASSVVQRAIHIPMHRIIALKKINIFEKEKRQQLLTEIRTLCEAPCYQGLVEFYGAFYTPDSGQISIALEYMDGGSLADIIRVRKQIPEEVLSLMVRKLLHGLSYLHGVRHLVHRDIKPANLLVNLKGEPKITDFGISAGLENSMAMCATFVGTVTYMSPERIRNESYSYPADIWSLGLALFECGTGEFPYTATEGPVNLMLQILEDPSPSPPNDIFTPEFCSFIDACLQKDAEARPTAEQLLSHPFVKKHDAATVDLAVFVRGIFDPTQRMKDLADMLTMHYYLLFDGLDELWQHTKTLYTESSVFSFSGKESTGPNDIFKALSSIRATLAGDWPPEKLVHIVEKLQCRAHGKDGVAIRVSGSFIIGNQFLICGDGIQVEGVPNFKDLSIDIPSQRMGTFQEQFIVEAGDVIGRYFIAKQDLYVIQ